A region from the Lysobacter sp. BMK333-48F3 genome encodes:
- a CDS encoding amidohydrolase translates to MLRPLFAGCALALLGSAAQAATPTPAASRYTQDPYPSTYRPLASGPVLLQGATVLTGTGQRLDRADVLLRDGKIVAVGSGLEAPADATRIAAEGKWITPGIIDVHSHLGVYPSPGVGAHSDGNEMTGPVTPNVWAEHSIWPQDPGFATALAGGITSLQILPGSANLIGGRGVTLKNVPAVSYQAMKFPGAPWGLKMACGENPKRVYGGRNTSPGTRMGNVAGYRAAFIDASEYLRKTTPKNAAPQKKRWWQSSAKPNGNGADSEKDTGGKRDLKLDTLAGAIKGDILVHIHCYRADEMTTMLDLAKEFGFKVSAFHHGVEAYKIADRLAAEGVCGALWADWWGFKMEAFDGIQENIAIVDRPANSCAIVHSDSEEGIQRLNQEAAKVIAHARLAGIEIAPERAIRWLTQNPAKALGIGERTGTLEPGKMADVVVWNGNPFSVYAKAEQVYVDGARIYDRADPARQPKSDFLLGQPATQGAAASGGVR, encoded by the coding sequence ATGCTTCGACCGCTCTTCGCCGGCTGCGCCCTGGCGCTGCTGGGCAGCGCCGCGCAGGCCGCGACGCCCACGCCGGCCGCCTCGCGCTACACCCAGGACCCCTACCCCAGCACCTACCGGCCGCTGGCCTCGGGCCCGGTGCTGCTGCAGGGCGCGACCGTGCTGACCGGCACCGGCCAGCGCCTGGACCGCGCCGACGTGCTGCTGCGGGACGGCAAGATCGTCGCCGTCGGCAGCGGCCTGGAGGCTCCGGCCGATGCGACCCGGATCGCGGCCGAGGGCAAGTGGATCACCCCCGGCATCATCGACGTGCACTCGCACCTGGGCGTCTACCCCAGCCCCGGCGTCGGCGCCCATTCCGACGGCAACGAGATGACCGGCCCGGTGACCCCGAACGTGTGGGCCGAGCATTCGATCTGGCCGCAGGACCCCGGCTTCGCCACCGCCCTGGCCGGCGGCATCACTTCGCTGCAGATCCTGCCCGGCTCGGCCAACCTGATCGGCGGCCGCGGCGTGACCCTGAAGAACGTGCCGGCGGTGAGCTACCAGGCGATGAAGTTCCCGGGCGCGCCCTGGGGCCTGAAGATGGCCTGCGGCGAGAACCCCAAGCGCGTCTACGGCGGCCGCAACACCTCGCCGGGCACGCGCATGGGCAACGTCGCCGGCTACCGCGCCGCCTTCATCGACGCCAGCGAGTACCTGCGCAAGACCACGCCGAAGAACGCCGCGCCGCAGAAGAAGCGCTGGTGGCAAAGCAGCGCTAAGCCCAACGGCAACGGCGCCGACAGCGAGAAGGACACCGGCGGCAAGCGCGACCTCAAGCTCGACACCCTGGCCGGGGCGATCAAGGGCGACATCCTGGTCCACATCCACTGCTACCGCGCCGACGAGATGACCACCATGCTCGACCTGGCCAAGGAATTCGGCTTCAAGGTCAGCGCCTTCCACCACGGCGTGGAGGCCTACAAGATCGCCGACCGGCTCGCCGCCGAAGGCGTGTGCGGCGCGCTGTGGGCCGACTGGTGGGGCTTCAAGATGGAGGCCTTCGACGGCATCCAGGAGAACATCGCCATCGTCGACCGTCCGGCCAACAGCTGCGCGATCGTGCATTCGGATTCCGAGGAAGGGATCCAGCGGCTCAACCAGGAGGCGGCCAAGGTGATCGCGCATGCGCGCCTGGCCGGGATCGAGATCGCGCCCGAACGGGCGATCCGCTGGCTGACCCAGAACCCGGCCAAGGCGCTGGGCATCGGCGAGCGCACCGGCACCCTGGAGCCGGGCAAGATGGCCGACGTGGTGGTCTGGAACGGGAATCCTTTCAGCGTCTACGCCAAGGCCGAACAGGTCTACGTCGACGGCGCGCGGATCTACGACCGCGCCGACCCGGCGCGCCAGCCCAAGTCCGACTTCCTGCTCGGCCAGCCGGCCACCCAGGGCGCCGCCGCGAGCGGAGGTGTGCGATGA
- a CDS encoding amidohydrolase family protein: protein MSRAVRRSVLAAALLAAASFAAPAQNLLIRNATVHTATAQGSIEHADVLVSGGVVRAIGKGLSAPAGAQVFEAEGRPLTPTLFGGITELGLEEVSGEKSTVDQTVALGADTKEMTVRPEFDVTLAYNPDSVLIPVARIEGIGWTLLGAGTATGGSIVAGQGGVERLDGGPDPIGPRALFVRLGKDSLGLSGSSRAAQWMILDQLLDEARGRLPAGHHAALLTPAGRQALLKYLDGGGRIVFGVDRAADIRQLLRWSSRHKLRIAIAGGAEAWRLAPQLAAAQVPVFVNPLSNLPSDFDQVGASMDNAARLRAAGVAVGFSESGAAHNARKVRQLAGNAVAAGLPWADGLAGLTRVPADAFGVAGEVGSIAPGKRADLVLWSGDPLDVAHVALQVWMDGRAIPMRSRQTELRDRYLRADNGLPRAYPAPAR, encoded by the coding sequence ATGAGCCGCGCCGTCCGCCGCAGCGTCCTCGCCGCCGCCTTGCTGGCCGCCGCCAGCTTCGCCGCGCCGGCGCAGAACCTGCTGATCCGCAACGCCACCGTGCATACCGCCACCGCCCAGGGCTCGATCGAGCACGCCGACGTGCTGGTCTCGGGCGGGGTGGTGCGGGCGATCGGCAAGGGCCTGAGCGCGCCGGCCGGCGCGCAGGTGTTCGAGGCCGAAGGCCGGCCGCTGACCCCGACCCTGTTCGGCGGCATCACCGAGCTCGGCCTGGAAGAGGTGTCCGGCGAGAAGTCGACCGTCGACCAGACCGTCGCGCTCGGCGCCGACACCAAGGAAATGACGGTGCGGCCGGAGTTCGACGTGACCCTGGCCTACAACCCCGATTCGGTGCTGATCCCGGTCGCGCGCATCGAAGGCATCGGCTGGACCCTGCTCGGCGCCGGCACCGCCACCGGCGGCTCGATCGTCGCCGGCCAGGGCGGGGTCGAACGCCTCGACGGCGGCCCAGACCCGATCGGCCCGCGCGCGCTGTTCGTGCGCCTGGGCAAGGACAGCCTCGGCCTCAGCGGCAGCTCGCGCGCGGCGCAGTGGATGATCCTCGACCAGCTGCTCGACGAGGCGCGCGGGCGCCTGCCGGCCGGCCACCACGCCGCCCTGCTGACCCCGGCCGGGCGCCAGGCCTTGCTCAAGTACCTCGACGGCGGCGGCCGGATCGTGTTCGGCGTCGACCGCGCCGCCGACATCCGCCAACTGCTGCGCTGGTCGTCGCGGCACAAGCTGCGCATCGCCATCGCCGGCGGCGCCGAGGCCTGGCGCCTGGCGCCGCAGCTGGCCGCGGCCCAGGTGCCGGTGTTCGTCAATCCGCTGTCCAACCTGCCCAGCGACTTCGACCAGGTCGGCGCCAGCATGGACAACGCCGCGCGGCTGCGCGCCGCCGGGGTCGCGGTCGGCTTCAGCGAAAGCGGCGCCGCGCACAACGCGCGCAAGGTCCGCCAGCTGGCCGGCAACGCGGTCGCCGCCGGCCTGCCCTGGGCCGACGGCCTGGCCGGGCTGACCCGGGTGCCGGCGGACGCCTTCGGCGTGGCCGGCGAAGTCGGCAGCATCGCCCCGGGCAAGCGCGCCGACCTGGTGCTGTGGAGCGGCGACCCGCTCGACGTCGCCCATGTCGCCCTGCAGGTGTGGATGGACGGCCGCGCGATCCCGATGCGCAGCCGCCAGACCGAACTGCGCGACCGCTACCTGCGCGCCGACAACGGCCTGCCGCGCGCCTACCCGGCGCCGGCGCGCTGA
- a CDS encoding DegV family protein, translated as MRIGIVVDSACDLPLEYLERHHIHLLPITVRIGQAVLADHRNEQATLQFLHTHLAERGFEAETTPYTVQQVRDLFVSQLAIDYDYVFCLTITKTRSPVYENANQASFAILNDYKPVRSAAGIHTPFALRVIDTLNLFAAQGVTAVEAARLREAGEGAPKIRARLEYLALHTHGYLIPRDLNYLRARTRVRGDRSVSFLSAALGSALDIKPVLHCNRGETGPVAKIKGYDQAAQKLFEFAARKSAGGLATPTMCVSYGGELAELRALPGYDRLRAACAENNVELFESVMSLTGMVNVGKGALALGFAAEQAQFEG; from the coding sequence ATGCGCATTGGAATCGTCGTCGACTCCGCTTGCGACCTGCCGCTGGAGTACCTGGAACGACACCATATCCACCTGTTGCCGATCACCGTACGCATCGGCCAGGCCGTGCTCGCGGACCATCGCAACGAGCAGGCGACCCTGCAGTTCCTGCACACCCATCTGGCCGAGCGCGGCTTCGAAGCCGAGACCACGCCGTACACCGTGCAGCAGGTGCGCGACCTGTTCGTCAGCCAGTTGGCGATCGACTACGACTACGTGTTCTGCCTGACCATCACCAAGACCCGCAGCCCGGTCTACGAGAACGCCAACCAGGCCAGTTTCGCGATCCTCAACGACTACAAGCCGGTGCGCAGCGCCGCCGGCATCCACACCCCGTTCGCTCTGCGCGTGATCGACACCTTGAACCTGTTCGCCGCCCAGGGCGTGACCGCGGTCGAGGCGGCGCGGCTGCGCGAAGCCGGCGAAGGCGCGCCGAAGATCCGCGCCCGGCTCGAGTACCTGGCCCTGCACACCCACGGCTATCTGATTCCGCGCGACCTCAACTACCTGCGCGCGCGCACCCGAGTGCGCGGCGACCGCAGCGTCAGTTTCCTCAGCGCCGCGCTCGGCAGCGCCCTGGACATCAAGCCGGTGCTGCATTGCAACCGCGGCGAAACCGGCCCGGTGGCCAAGATCAAGGGCTACGACCAGGCCGCGCAGAAGCTGTTCGAGTTCGCCGCGCGCAAGAGCGCCGGCGGCCTGGCCACGCCGACGATGTGCGTGAGCTACGGCGGCGAACTGGCCGAGCTGCGCGCCCTGCCCGGCTACGACCGCCTGCGCGCGGCCTGCGCCGAGAACAACGTCGAGTTGTTCGAAAGCGTGATGAGCCTGACCGGCATGGTCAACGTCGGCAAGGGCGCGCTGGCGCTGGGCTTCGCCGCGGAGCAGGCGCAGTTCGAGGGGTGA
- the grxD gene encoding Grx4 family monothiol glutaredoxin, with amino-acid sequence MSLDPALRSRIETLLQSNRVVLFMKGAPNAPQCGFSAKASGALNALLPQGYAHVDVLADADIREGIKVYGEWPTIPQLYVDGQLVGGSDIVEQMAASGELHGLLGLPAPDRSPPKLSITPAAAQMLRDAVANAGEGYAVQLEVDPRYNVRLQLAPVDAAAVAVEIEGVRVQTDWMHARRADGVSIDWADDERGRGLVIVNPNAPPAVQPLTPAQARERVVAGGLRLVDVRPADERALAQAGVAFDTFDAGTAALEALPKDTALAFLCHHGGRSAQAAEHFRQLGFAEVYNVVGGIDAWADIEPGIAKY; translated from the coding sequence ATGTCCCTCGATCCCGCCCTGCGTTCGCGCATCGAAACCCTGCTCCAGTCCAACCGCGTCGTGCTGTTCATGAAGGGTGCGCCGAACGCCCCGCAGTGCGGCTTTTCGGCCAAGGCCTCCGGCGCGCTGAACGCGCTGCTGCCGCAGGGCTACGCCCACGTCGACGTGCTGGCCGATGCGGACATCCGCGAAGGCATCAAGGTCTACGGCGAGTGGCCGACCATTCCGCAGCTGTACGTCGACGGCCAGTTGGTCGGCGGCAGCGACATCGTCGAGCAGATGGCCGCCAGCGGCGAACTGCACGGCCTGCTCGGCCTGCCGGCGCCGGACCGCAGCCCGCCCAAGCTCAGCATCACCCCGGCCGCGGCGCAGATGCTGCGCGACGCCGTCGCCAACGCCGGCGAAGGCTATGCGGTGCAGTTGGAAGTCGACCCGCGCTACAACGTGCGCCTGCAGCTGGCGCCGGTGGACGCGGCGGCGGTCGCGGTCGAAATCGAGGGCGTGCGGGTCCAGACCGACTGGATGCACGCGCGCCGCGCCGACGGCGTGTCGATCGACTGGGCCGACGACGAACGCGGCCGCGGCCTGGTGATCGTCAACCCGAACGCGCCGCCGGCGGTGCAGCCGCTGACCCCGGCGCAGGCGCGCGAGCGCGTCGTCGCCGGCGGCCTGCGCCTGGTCGACGTGCGCCCGGCCGACGAGCGCGCCCTGGCCCAGGCCGGCGTCGCCTTCGATACCTTCGACGCCGGCACCGCCGCGCTCGAAGCCCTGCCCAAGGACACCGCGCTGGCCTTCCTGTGCCATCACGGCGGCCGCAGCGCCCAGGCCGCCGAGCACTTCCGCCAACTCGGGTTCGCCGAGGTCTACAACGTGGTCGGCGGCATCGACGCCTGGGCCGACATCGAGCCGGGCATCGCCAAGTACTGA
- a CDS encoding DUF1761 domain-containing protein produces the protein MTLPTLELNWLAILAATASSFLLGGLWYGPLFKKQWCRAAGIDPDAQPRHPALIFATAIACSFLAALVFAVFLPPSANAADGFGVGFVVGLFFVSMSFGINYAFAQRGLMLWMIDSGYHILQFALYGLILGAWK, from the coding sequence ATGACCCTGCCCACCCTGGAACTCAACTGGCTGGCGATCCTCGCCGCGACCGCGTCTTCGTTCCTGCTCGGCGGGTTGTGGTACGGGCCCTTGTTCAAGAAACAGTGGTGCCGCGCCGCCGGGATCGACCCGGACGCGCAGCCGCGCCACCCGGCGCTGATCTTCGCCACCGCGATCGCGTGCAGCTTCCTGGCCGCGCTGGTGTTCGCGGTGTTCCTGCCGCCGTCGGCCAACGCCGCCGACGGCTTCGGGGTCGGCTTCGTGGTCGGCCTGTTCTTCGTCTCGATGAGCTTCGGCATCAACTACGCCTTCGCCCAGCGCGGACTGATGCTGTGGATGATCGACAGCGGCTACCACATCCTTCAGTTCGCCCTGTACGGCCTGATCCTCGGGGCCTGGAAGTGA
- a CDS encoding methyltransferase domain-containing protein produces MAHGQADRIARAYLPEHPLGNRWDYYYSRAKLGSDPLYPGVSAALRGSRAPLLDLGCGLGLLAHTLHADGIRLPYRGVDSDAAKIRRARRAVERVGLDQARFEVVDLAREVPEHRGSVVILDVLQFIPYPAQERALDAMIAMLTPGARLVIRTGLDDGTGRARITRAVDRFSRVLGWMNANPRYYPDGDALRARLAAAGLQVEFTPLFGRTPFNNWRIVAARPD; encoded by the coding sequence ATGGCCCACGGACAGGCGGACCGCATCGCGCGCGCCTATCTGCCCGAGCACCCGCTCGGCAACCGCTGGGACTACTACTACAGCCGCGCCAAGCTCGGCAGCGATCCCTTGTACCCGGGAGTCAGCGCGGCCCTGCGCGGCAGCCGCGCGCCGCTGCTCGACCTGGGCTGCGGCCTGGGGCTGCTGGCCCATACCCTGCACGCCGACGGCATCCGCCTGCCCTATCGCGGGGTCGACAGCGACGCGGCCAAGATCCGCCGCGCGCGTCGTGCGGTGGAGCGGGTCGGCCTGGATCAGGCCCGCTTCGAGGTGGTCGACCTGGCGCGCGAAGTGCCCGAGCACCGCGGCAGCGTGGTGATCCTCGACGTGCTGCAGTTCATTCCCTACCCGGCGCAGGAGCGGGCGCTGGACGCGATGATCGCGATGCTGACGCCCGGCGCGCGGCTGGTGATCCGCACCGGCCTGGACGACGGCACCGGCCGGGCCCGCATCACCCGTGCGGTGGATCGGTTCTCGCGCGTGCTGGGCTGGATGAACGCGAACCCGCGCTACTACCCCGACGGCGACGCCTTGCGCGCGCGCCTGGCCGCGGCCGGACTGCAGGTGGAGTTCACGCCGCTGTTCGGGCGCACCCCGTTCAACAACTGGCGCATCGTCGCCGCGCGCCCGGACTGA
- a CDS encoding AMP nucleosidase: protein MKDKEQIVENWLPRYTGVPLDQFGEHVLLTNFGGYLHTFARLTGAEVVGLDRPMPSATADGITMINFGMGSPNAATMMDLLSAIMPKAVLFLGKCGGLKRKNQLGDLVLPIAAIRGEGTSNDYLLPEVPALPAFALQRAVSTTIRDLGHDYWTGTVYTTNRRVWEHDEAFKERLRAMRCMAIDMETATVFAAGFANRIPCGALLLVSDQPMIPEGVKTEASDAKVSASYVDTHISVGIEALKLIRRHGKSVRHLRFDE, encoded by the coding sequence GTGAAAGACAAAGAACAGATCGTCGAAAACTGGCTGCCGCGCTACACCGGCGTGCCCCTGGACCAGTTCGGCGAGCATGTCCTGCTGACCAACTTCGGCGGCTACCTGCACACCTTCGCCCGCCTGACCGGCGCCGAAGTGGTCGGCCTGGACCGGCCGATGCCGAGCGCGACCGCCGACGGCATCACCATGATCAATTTCGGCATGGGCAGCCCCAACGCGGCGACCATGATGGACCTGCTGTCGGCGATCATGCCCAAGGCGGTGCTGTTCCTGGGCAAGTGCGGCGGCCTCAAGCGCAAGAACCAGCTCGGCGACCTGGTGCTGCCGATCGCCGCGATCCGCGGCGAGGGCACCTCCAATGACTACCTGCTGCCGGAAGTGCCGGCGCTGCCGGCATTCGCCCTGCAGCGCGCGGTGTCGACCACGATCCGCGACCTCGGCCACGACTACTGGACGGGCACGGTCTACACCACCAACCGCCGGGTCTGGGAGCACGACGAGGCCTTCAAGGAACGGCTGCGGGCGATGCGCTGCATGGCCATCGACATGGAGACCGCGACCGTGTTCGCCGCCGGTTTCGCCAACCGCATCCCCTGCGGCGCGCTGCTGCTGGTCTCCGACCAGCCGATGATCCCGGAAGGGGTCAAGACCGAAGCCTCCGACGCCAAGGTCAGCGCCAGCTACGTCGACACCCACATCAGCGTCGGCATCGAAGCGCTGAAGCTGATCCGCCGCCACGGCAAGTCGGTGCGGCATCTGCGCTTCGACGAGTAA
- a CDS encoding polysaccharide deacetylase family protein, giving the protein MDRPFAAAHRPPRRPWAWAVWFAASQALVAALWWRYGWAAGLASLMASHAAMFWGTLWPRSRLFGPVLSRLPTAERAVWLTIDDGPSADTEAMLDLLDAHRAKATFFVVAERAERHAGLLREIVRRGHEVGNHSHSHPSAWFWALGPRAMAREIGEAQQRLAALLPQPPRWFRAVVGMANPFTAAPLRRHGLSRVAWSARGFDAVEADPDKVVARIERDLAPGAIVLMHEGSGHGRNLEAMKRLLARLDELGYRCVLPEARADA; this is encoded by the coding sequence ATGGACCGACCCTTCGCCGCCGCTCACCGTCCGCCGCGCCGGCCCTGGGCCTGGGCGGTCTGGTTCGCCGCCTCGCAGGCGCTGGTGGCGGCGCTGTGGTGGCGCTACGGCTGGGCGGCCGGCCTGGCCAGCCTGATGGCCAGCCATGCGGCGATGTTCTGGGGCACGCTGTGGCCGCGCTCGCGCCTGTTCGGGCCGGTGCTGTCGCGGCTGCCGACCGCCGAGCGCGCGGTCTGGCTGACCATCGACGACGGGCCCTCGGCCGATACCGAGGCGATGCTCGACCTGCTCGACGCGCACCGCGCCAAGGCCACCTTCTTCGTCGTCGCCGAACGCGCCGAGCGCCACGCCGGCCTGCTGCGCGAAATCGTCCGCCGCGGCCACGAGGTCGGCAACCACAGCCACAGCCACCCTTCGGCGTGGTTCTGGGCGCTGGGGCCGCGGGCGATGGCGCGCGAGATCGGCGAGGCCCAGCAACGCCTGGCCGCGTTGCTGCCGCAGCCGCCGCGCTGGTTCCGCGCCGTGGTCGGCATGGCCAACCCGTTCACCGCCGCGCCGCTGCGCCGCCACGGCCTGAGCCGGGTGGCCTGGAGCGCGCGCGGCTTCGATGCGGTCGAGGCCGACCCGGACAAGGTGGTGGCGCGGATCGAGCGCGACCTGGCGCCGGGCGCGATCGTGCTGATGCACGAGGGTTCCGGCCATGGCCGCAATCTCGAGGCGATGAAGCGCCTGCTGGCGCGGCTGGACGAGCTCGGCTACCGCTGCGTCCTGCCCGAGGCGCGCGCCGACGCCTGA
- a CDS encoding SGNH/GDSL hydrolase family protein — protein sequence MGLSYLALGDSYTIGEAVAENGRWPVQLAAGLRAQGVGLADPRIIATTGWTTDELATALDLSEPLGEWDFVSLLIGVNNQYRGRSAPQYAGEFRQLLQRALGYARGRRARVLVLSIPDWGATPFGAKDARGAAVIGAELDAFNAAAQRLCAEYGVAYVDIAPVSRRLGSDAAMLADDGLHPSAAMYAEWTALALPVARGLLTDAA from the coding sequence ATGGGCCTGTCCTACCTCGCCCTGGGCGACAGCTACACCATCGGCGAAGCGGTGGCCGAGAACGGCCGCTGGCCGGTGCAGCTGGCCGCGGGCTTGCGCGCGCAAGGGGTCGGCCTGGCCGACCCGCGCATCATCGCCACCACCGGCTGGACCACCGACGAGCTGGCCACCGCGCTGGACCTGTCCGAGCCGCTGGGCGAGTGGGATTTCGTCAGTCTGCTGATCGGGGTCAACAACCAGTACCGCGGCCGCAGCGCGCCGCAGTACGCCGGCGAGTTCCGCCAGTTGCTGCAGCGCGCGCTGGGCTATGCGCGCGGCCGCCGCGCCCGGGTGCTGGTACTGTCGATTCCGGACTGGGGCGCGACTCCGTTCGGGGCCAAGGACGCGCGCGGCGCGGCCGTCATCGGCGCCGAGCTCGACGCCTTCAACGCGGCCGCCCAGCGCCTGTGCGCGGAATACGGCGTGGCCTACGTCGACATCGCGCCGGTCTCGCGCCGGCTCGGCAGCGACGCGGCGATGCTGGCCGACGACGGCCTGCACCCCTCGGCGGCGATGTACGCGGAGTGGACCGCGCTGGCCCTGCCGGTGGCCCGCGGCCTGCTGACCGACGCGGCCTGA
- a CDS encoding DUF924 family protein: protein MSVTAQDVVAFWRNAGPSRWFDRNEQFDRQCRSGFLEAHFAAACRAHDDWVERDAESALALLILLDQIPRNVFRGSAHSYATDPLARHYARRALALGHDQAIEPALRAFFYLPFEHSEDIGDQRLSLQLHRALPANADGSDPAQWAQQHLDLIERFGRFPHRNAALGRESTAEEQAYLDGGGFKG from the coding sequence ATGTCCGTCACCGCCCAAGACGTCGTCGCCTTCTGGCGCAACGCCGGACCGAGCCGCTGGTTCGACCGCAACGAGCAGTTCGACCGCCAATGCCGCAGCGGTTTTCTCGAAGCCCACTTCGCCGCCGCCTGCCGCGCGCACGACGACTGGGTCGAACGCGACGCCGAGTCGGCGCTGGCCTTGCTGATCCTGCTCGACCAGATTCCGCGCAACGTATTCCGCGGCAGCGCGCATTCCTATGCCACCGATCCGCTCGCCCGGCACTATGCCCGGCGCGCGCTGGCGCTGGGCCACGACCAGGCCATCGAGCCGGCGCTGCGTGCGTTCTTCTACCTGCCGTTCGAACATTCCGAAGACATCGGCGACCAGCGCCTGTCGCTGCAGCTGCACCGGGCCCTGCCGGCCAACGCCGACGGCAGCGACCCGGCGCAGTGGGCGCAGCAGCACCTGGACCTGATCGAACGCTTCGGTCGCTTTCCGCACCGCAACGCCGCCCTGGGCCGCGAATCCACCGCCGAAGAACAGGCCTACCTCGACGGCGGCGGCTTCAAGGGTTGA
- a CDS encoding lysozyme inhibitor LprI family protein encodes MEQLIFTVIGALLTWAFYFIQRIAERRGTVDAIERGKQLLALKQELDGAHTSVEELRRFESRLIGKAETTARIADRYVGKAEALARDSDDANVSQADMSRHALVELEREQARLERVVERLRSQLDGKSREAFEQTHQAWLAFRERHARFVAQSYSSRAVRPLIHAVTMESLTAAWINELETQLGEAPDAGPPAAA; translated from the coding sequence ATGGAACAGCTCATCTTCACCGTCATCGGCGCCCTGCTGACCTGGGCGTTCTACTTCATCCAGCGCATCGCCGAACGTCGCGGCACGGTCGACGCGATCGAGCGCGGCAAGCAGTTGCTGGCGCTCAAGCAGGAACTCGACGGCGCCCACACCAGCGTCGAGGAACTGCGCCGCTTCGAAAGCCGCCTGATCGGCAAGGCCGAGACCACCGCGCGCATCGCCGACCGCTACGTCGGCAAGGCCGAGGCGCTGGCGCGCGACAGCGACGACGCCAACGTCAGCCAGGCCGACATGAGCCGGCATGCGCTGGTCGAGCTCGAGCGCGAACAGGCGCGGCTGGAACGCGTGGTCGAGCGCCTGCGCAGCCAGCTCGACGGCAAGAGCCGGGAGGCGTTCGAACAGACCCATCAGGCCTGGCTGGCGTTCCGCGAACGCCATGCGCGCTTCGTCGCGCAGTCGTATTCCTCGCGCGCGGTGCGGCCGCTGATCCACGCGGTCACCATGGAAAGCCTGACCGCGGCCTGGATCAACGAACTGGAGACCCAGCTCGGCGAAGCGCCCGACGCGGGCCCGCCTGCGGCGGCGTAA
- a CDS encoding NIPSNAP family protein — translation MTFASPIRALGALAALCLLATLARAADPPKPAAAPIQQLRIYEIFEDTKPQFHARFRDHATRIMQRYDFRIVAMWETRQEQRTEFAYLLEWPDEATMQDRWAQFMADEEWTRIKRETRGQGRMVGQIQDRTLRVVEYSPQQHLLD, via the coding sequence GTGACCTTCGCTTCCCCGATCCGCGCCCTGGGCGCGCTCGCCGCGCTGTGCCTGCTCGCCACCCTGGCCCGCGCCGCCGATCCGCCCAAGCCGGCGGCCGCGCCGATCCAGCAGCTGCGGATCTACGAAATCTTCGAAGACACCAAGCCGCAATTCCACGCCCGCTTCCGCGATCACGCGACGCGGATCATGCAGCGCTACGATTTCCGCATCGTCGCGATGTGGGAAACCCGGCAGGAACAGCGCACCGAGTTCGCCTACCTGCTGGAATGGCCGGACGAGGCGACGATGCAGGACCGCTGGGCCCAGTTCATGGCCGACGAGGAATGGACGCGGATCAAGCGCGAGACCCGCGGCCAGGGCCGCATGGTCGGGCAGATCCAGGACCGCACCCTGCGCGTGGTCGAGTATTCGCCGCAGCAGCATTTGCTCGATTAA
- a CDS encoding DsbA family protein, with protein MSAAAGERRWFFDFISPFAYLHWQKLRPRLAELAVEPVPIVFAAVLQARGQKGPAEIPGKREFTYRHTLWQARRDGVELRYPPAHPFNPIAALRLCIVAGGTPEAVDAIFDWIWRRGQAGDGIEALQPVIDALGVDPAALGAEATKTALRANTDAAIAAGVYGVPTLKFGSELFWGYDAHEFALAALQHPELLHDPEMQRLTRLPLGQQRRT; from the coding sequence GTGAGCGCGGCGGCGGGCGAGCGGCGCTGGTTCTTCGATTTCATCTCGCCGTTCGCCTATCTGCACTGGCAGAAGCTGCGCCCGCGCCTGGCCGAACTGGCGGTGGAACCGGTGCCGATCGTGTTCGCCGCGGTGCTGCAGGCGCGCGGGCAGAAGGGGCCGGCGGAAATCCCCGGCAAGCGCGAGTTCACCTATCGCCACACCCTGTGGCAGGCGCGCCGCGACGGGGTCGAGCTGCGCTACCCGCCGGCGCATCCGTTCAACCCGATCGCGGCGTTGCGTTTGTGCATCGTCGCCGGCGGCACGCCCGAGGCGGTCGATGCGATCTTCGACTGGATCTGGCGCCGCGGCCAGGCCGGCGACGGCATCGAGGCGCTACAGCCGGTGATCGACGCGCTCGGCGTTGACCCGGCCGCGCTCGGCGCGGAGGCGACCAAGACCGCGCTGCGCGCCAATACCGACGCGGCGATCGCGGCCGGGGTCTACGGCGTTCCTACGTTGAAGTTCGGAAGCGAGCTGTTCTGGGGCTACGACGCCCACGAGTTCGCGCTTGCCGCGTTGCAGCATCCCGAGCTGCTTCACGATCCGGAGATGCAGCGTCTGACAAGGTTGCCCCTGGGCCAGCAACGGCGCACCTGA